One part of the Oncorhynchus kisutch isolate 150728-3 linkage group LG22, Okis_V2, whole genome shotgun sequence genome encodes these proteins:
- the siah1 gene encoding E3 ubiquitin-protein ligase Siah1 isoform X1: MSGRANVQPMNSWKGVLKLFTCIASRTTANKPKELPIFQEKKKALFGNLMDEEMSRQTATALPTGTSKCAPSQRVPTLSGTTASNSDLASLFECPVCFDYVLPPILQCQSGHLVCSNCRPKLTCCPTCRGPLGSIRNLAMEKVANSVLFPCKYASSGCEVTLPHTDKAEHEELCEFRPYSCPCPGASCKWQGSLDAVMPHLMHQHKSITTLQGEDIVFLATDINLPGAVDWVMMQSCFGFHFMLVLEKQEKYDGHQQFFAIVQLIGTRKQAENFAYRLELNGHRRRLTWEATPRSIHEGIATAIMNSDCLVFDTSIAQLFAENGNLGINVTISMC, from the exons ATGTCGGGCAGAGCTAATGTTCAGCCCATGAACTCATGGAAGGGGGTGCTCAAGCTCTTCACATGCATAGCTTCTAGAACAACTGCCAACAAACCTAAAG AGTTACCCATTTTTCAAGAGAAGAAGAAAGCCTTATTTGGGAATCTTATGGACGAAG AAATGAGTCGCCAGACCGCCACAGCGCTGCCCACAGGAACCTCCAAGTGTGCCCCCTCCCAGCGTGTCCCCACCTTGTCCGGCACTACGGCCTCTAACAGTGACCTGGCCAGCCTGTTTGAGTGCCCTGTCTGCTTCGACTATGTGCTGCCCCCcatcctgcagtgccagagtgGCCACCTGGTCTGCAGCAACTGCCGGCCCAAGCTCACCTGCTGCCCCACCTGCCGGGGCCCGCTGGGCTCCATCAGGAACCTGGCCATGGAGAAGGTGGCCAACTCTGTGCTGTTCCCCTGCAAGTATGCGTCGTCGGGCTGTGAGGTAACGCTGCCCCACACAGACAAGGCAGAGCACGAGGAGCTGTGTGAGTTCCGGCCATACTCCTGCCCCTGCCCAGGGGCCTCCTGTAAGTGGCAGGGCTCGTTGGACGCGGTCATGCCCCACCTCATGCACCAGCACAAATCCATCACCACACTGCAGGGCGAGGACATCGTGTTCCTTGCCACGGACATTAACCTGCCTGGGGCAGTGGACTGGGTCATGATGCAATCCTGCTTCGGATTCCACTTCATGCTGGTCCTGGAGAAGCAGGAGAAGTACGACGGTCACCAGCAGTTCTTTGCCATTGTGCAGCTGATCGGCACACGGAAGCAGGCAGAAAACTTTGCCTACCGCCTGGAGCTCAACGGGCACCGGCGACGGCTCACCTGGGAGGCCACGCCCCGCTCCATCCATGAGGGCATCGCCACTGCCATTATGAACAGCGACTGCCTAGTGTTTGACACCTCCATCGCGCAGCTGTTCGCTGAGAACGGAAACCTGGGCATCAACGTCACCATATCCATGTGCTGA
- the siah1 gene encoding E3 ubiquitin-protein ligase Siah1 isoform X2 — translation MDEEMSRQTATALPTGTSKCAPSQRVPTLSGTTASNSDLASLFECPVCFDYVLPPILQCQSGHLVCSNCRPKLTCCPTCRGPLGSIRNLAMEKVANSVLFPCKYASSGCEVTLPHTDKAEHEELCEFRPYSCPCPGASCKWQGSLDAVMPHLMHQHKSITTLQGEDIVFLATDINLPGAVDWVMMQSCFGFHFMLVLEKQEKYDGHQQFFAIVQLIGTRKQAENFAYRLELNGHRRRLTWEATPRSIHEGIATAIMNSDCLVFDTSIAQLFAENGNLGINVTISMC, via the exons ATGGACGAAG AAATGAGTCGCCAGACCGCCACAGCGCTGCCCACAGGAACCTCCAAGTGTGCCCCCTCCCAGCGTGTCCCCACCTTGTCCGGCACTACGGCCTCTAACAGTGACCTGGCCAGCCTGTTTGAGTGCCCTGTCTGCTTCGACTATGTGCTGCCCCCcatcctgcagtgccagagtgGCCACCTGGTCTGCAGCAACTGCCGGCCCAAGCTCACCTGCTGCCCCACCTGCCGGGGCCCGCTGGGCTCCATCAGGAACCTGGCCATGGAGAAGGTGGCCAACTCTGTGCTGTTCCCCTGCAAGTATGCGTCGTCGGGCTGTGAGGTAACGCTGCCCCACACAGACAAGGCAGAGCACGAGGAGCTGTGTGAGTTCCGGCCATACTCCTGCCCCTGCCCAGGGGCCTCCTGTAAGTGGCAGGGCTCGTTGGACGCGGTCATGCCCCACCTCATGCACCAGCACAAATCCATCACCACACTGCAGGGCGAGGACATCGTGTTCCTTGCCACGGACATTAACCTGCCTGGGGCAGTGGACTGGGTCATGATGCAATCCTGCTTCGGATTCCACTTCATGCTGGTCCTGGAGAAGCAGGAGAAGTACGACGGTCACCAGCAGTTCTTTGCCATTGTGCAGCTGATCGGCACACGGAAGCAGGCAGAAAACTTTGCCTACCGCCTGGAGCTCAACGGGCACCGGCGACGGCTCACCTGGGAGGCCACGCCCCGCTCCATCCATGAGGGCATCGCCACTGCCATTATGAACAGCGACTGCCTAGTGTTTGACACCTCCATCGCGCAGCTGTTCGCTGAGAACGGAAACCTGGGCATCAACGTCACCATATCCATGTGCTGA